One Nonomuraea angiospora DNA segment encodes these proteins:
- a CDS encoding TadE/TadG family type IV pilus assembly protein, which yields MRRAERGSMAVETVMLAPLFLLFIMFLAGAGVLVESQGRVNGTARDAARAASVQRTLDDAEAAAKAIADSTLTGPCGSPSVSLDGSAWEQGGQVQAEVSCELDLGFLGFGGVKRLTGTAVVPIEQFRRVE from the coding sequence GTGAGGCGGGCGGAGCGCGGCTCCATGGCCGTGGAGACCGTGATGCTGGCCCCGCTCTTCCTGCTGTTCATCATGTTCCTGGCGGGCGCGGGGGTGCTGGTGGAGTCGCAGGGGCGGGTCAACGGGACGGCCAGGGACGCGGCCCGGGCGGCGTCGGTGCAGCGCACGCTCGACGACGCCGAGGCCGCCGCCAAGGCCATCGCCGACAGCACGCTGACCGGGCCCTGCGGGTCCCCGTCCGTCTCGCTGGACGGCTCCGCGTGGGAGCAGGGCGGCCAGGTCCAGGCCGAGGTGAGCTGCGAGCTGGACCTCGGCTTTCTGGGGTTCGGCGGCGTCAAGCGGCTGACCGGCACGGCGGTGGTGCCGATCGAGCAGTTCAGGAGGGTCGAATGA
- a CDS encoding acyl-CoA carboxylase subunit epsilon → MTPDLRIVRGNATPEEIAALVAVLVARQSSHAEPEASPEPRRQRWRNPARGMRKPVVPGKSAWRMSALP, encoded by the coding sequence ATGACGCCAGATCTGCGAATTGTCCGGGGGAACGCCACGCCCGAGGAGATCGCGGCGTTGGTGGCCGTACTCGTCGCGCGGCAGAGCTCGCACGCCGAACCCGAGGCGTCTCCGGAGCCGCGTCGGCAAAGGTGGCGAAACCCAGCCAGAGGTATGCGTAAGCCTGTCGTCCCAGGGAAGTCGGCATGGCGGATGAGCGCACTACCCTAG
- a CDS encoding NYN domain-containing protein: MAIPDLMPHPVAAKYAVLVDVGYLYAAAGEVLLGAKERKEYRVAADELIQSLQKHAEERTSGELLRIYWYDAARDRVPTVDQRVIAQLPWVKVRLGNLNARGQQKGVDAQIRSDLEALARHHAVTDTILLAGDEDMVPAVEAAQAYGVRIHLWGVEPPYGTNQAERLVWESDTVEVISADFLRPFFSRAPQPVPVTPPAAAPSPAQVFAGRTPVKPHAKPGQVAKLGPSRPRVEDVGEHVAQKWILTRGRDNIRDLLPGPILPTVIDTELLIEAEKELGHSLRPYPEARVWLRDGFWARVYREFDLGVGVSSK; the protein is encoded by the coding sequence ATGGCCATCCCAGACCTCATGCCGCATCCTGTGGCAGCCAAGTACGCCGTCCTGGTGGATGTCGGTTATCTGTACGCGGCGGCGGGTGAAGTGCTGCTCGGTGCCAAGGAACGCAAGGAATATCGGGTGGCCGCCGATGAACTCATCCAGAGTCTACAGAAACATGCAGAGGAACGTACTTCCGGCGAACTTCTGCGGATCTATTGGTATGACGCCGCCCGTGACCGTGTGCCCACCGTCGACCAGCGGGTCATCGCCCAGCTCCCGTGGGTCAAGGTGCGGCTTGGCAACCTGAACGCCCGTGGCCAGCAGAAGGGCGTGGACGCGCAGATCAGGAGCGATCTGGAGGCGCTGGCCCGGCATCATGCGGTGACCGACACGATCCTGCTGGCAGGCGATGAGGACATGGTTCCGGCGGTCGAGGCGGCGCAGGCGTACGGAGTGCGGATCCACCTGTGGGGCGTCGAGCCGCCATACGGCACCAACCAGGCCGAGCGCCTGGTGTGGGAGTCCGACACCGTGGAAGTGATCTCCGCTGATTTCCTGAGGCCCTTTTTCAGCCGTGCTCCCCAGCCCGTCCCGGTCACTCCGCCGGCCGCGGCCCCGTCGCCCGCCCAGGTCTTCGCCGGGCGCACGCCGGTCAAGCCGCACGCCAAGCCGGGCCAGGTGGCCAAGCTCGGGCCGAGCCGCCCGCGCGTGGAGGACGTGGGCGAGCACGTGGCCCAGAAGTGGATCCTCACCCGTGGCCGCGACAACATCCGCGACCTGCTGCCGGGGCCCATCCTGCCGACCGTGATCGACACCGAGCTGCTGATCGAGGCGGAGAAGGAGCTCGGCCACTCGCTGCGCCCCTACCCGGAGGCCCGGGTGTGGCTGCGCGACGGCTTCTGGGCCCGGGTCTACCGGGAGTTCGACCTGGGCGTGGGCGTCTCGTCCAAGTAG
- a CDS encoding methylated-DNA--[protein]-cysteine S-methyltransferase — MIAAQLIPTPVGPLSLLSREGVVVAAGFTADPTEMFVRLTPELQSEGLEVVDDLGAASEAVRAYLAGDLDALDAVRVSQPGTATRKRLHAALREVKAGTTVSYAELAERAGMPRTAARAAGSACAQNLIAPFVPCHRVLPSVGGYGGYYYGVPVKEWLIAHESRAV; from the coding sequence ATGATCGCTGCCCAGCTCATCCCGACCCCGGTGGGCCCGCTGTCCCTGCTGTCCCGCGAGGGCGTCGTGGTGGCGGCCGGCTTCACCGCCGACCCGACGGAGATGTTCGTACGCCTCACGCCCGAGCTGCAGTCGGAGGGCCTGGAGGTCGTGGACGACCTCGGGGCCGCCTCCGAGGCGGTCCGGGCGTACCTGGCCGGGGACCTGGACGCCCTGGACGCCGTCCGGGTCTCCCAGCCGGGCACGGCCACCCGCAAGCGGCTCCACGCCGCGTTGCGCGAGGTCAAGGCGGGGACCACGGTCTCGTACGCGGAGCTGGCCGAGCGGGCGGGCATGCCCAGGACGGCCGCCCGGGCGGCCGGCTCGGCCTGCGCGCAGAACCTCATCGCGCCCTTCGTCCCCTGCCACCGGGTCCTGCCCAGCGTCGGGGGCTACGGCGGCTACTACTACGGCGTGCCGGTCAAGGAGTGGCTGATCGCCCACGAGTCCCGCGCGGTCTAG
- a CDS encoding DNA-3-methyladenine glycosylase 2 family protein, whose protein sequence is MSPLQLDFDSCYRAVSARDARFDGRFYTAVTTTRIYCRPICPARTPSSRNVRFYRHAASAEAAGFRPCKRCRPELSPGDPGWDVRGDLVGRALRLIDDGAADEQGVAGLAQRLHITERHLHRLFVAELGVGPLAVARTKRLLLAKQLLTETGLPVTEVAFAAGFGSVRQFNATMRETYGFTPSELRATAGPRVCDATLRLRLHRREPYDVEGVFAFLAARAIPGLEVADRTSYARAVPGGTITLTPRRDHIALDVVMDDTRQLARVVARCRRLLDLDADPSAISEILEQTSLGPLVTARPGLRVPGAFDGFELAVRAVVGQQISVAGARTLLGRIVAKAPGPLFPTPAELLETDLTGVGLTNRRIDTLKHLAGHLVEGRLDLDGGQDPAEAVSDLLEVPGIGPWTASYIALRALRDPDAWPTGDLVLRKRMACLGIPDDHIERWRPWRAYAALHLWSSS, encoded by the coding sequence ATGTCACCACTCCAGCTCGACTTCGACTCCTGCTACCGGGCCGTCTCCGCCAGGGACGCACGGTTCGACGGGCGCTTCTACACGGCGGTGACGACGACGCGCATCTACTGCCGTCCGATCTGTCCGGCACGTACGCCTTCCTCCAGGAACGTGCGCTTCTACCGGCACGCGGCCTCGGCCGAGGCGGCGGGGTTCCGGCCGTGCAAGCGGTGCCGTCCGGAGCTCTCGCCCGGCGACCCGGGCTGGGACGTGCGCGGCGACCTGGTCGGCCGGGCGCTGCGGCTGATCGACGACGGCGCGGCGGACGAGCAGGGCGTGGCGGGGCTGGCCCAGCGACTGCACATCACCGAGCGGCACCTGCACCGGCTGTTCGTGGCCGAGCTGGGCGTCGGGCCGCTGGCGGTCGCGCGGACCAAGCGGCTGCTGCTGGCCAAGCAGCTGCTGACGGAGACGGGGCTGCCGGTCACGGAGGTGGCGTTCGCGGCGGGGTTCGGGAGCGTGCGGCAGTTCAACGCGACGATGCGGGAGACCTACGGCTTCACGCCCAGCGAGCTGCGGGCCACGGCGGGCCCGCGGGTCTGCGACGCGACGCTGCGGCTGCGGCTGCACCGGCGCGAGCCGTACGACGTGGAGGGGGTCTTCGCGTTCCTGGCGGCCCGCGCCATCCCGGGGCTGGAGGTGGCGGACCGGACGTCGTACGCGCGAGCCGTGCCAGGCGGGACGATCACGCTCACACCACGACGGGACCACATAGCCCTGGACGTCGTGATGGACGACACGCGGCAGCTCGCCCGCGTCGTGGCGCGCTGCCGCCGCCTGCTCGACCTCGACGCCGACCCCTCCGCCATCTCGGAGATCCTTGAGCAGACCTCGCTCGGGCCCCTGGTGACGGCCCGTCCCGGGCTGCGGGTGCCGGGCGCGTTCGACGGCTTCGAGCTGGCCGTACGCGCGGTGGTGGGCCAGCAGATCTCGGTGGCCGGCGCCCGGACCCTCCTCGGCCGCATCGTCGCCAAGGCCCCCGGCCCGCTCTTCCCCACCCCCGCCGAACTCCTGGAGACCGACCTGACCGGCGTGGGCCTGACCAACCGCCGGATCGACACGCTGAAGCACCTGGCCGGCCACCTGGTGGAGGGCCGCCTGGACCTCGACGGCGGCCAGGACCCCGCCGAGGCGGTGTCGGACCTGCTCGAAGTCCCGGGCATCGGCCCGTGGACGGCCAGCTACATCGCGCTCCGGGCGCTGCGCGACCCGGACGCGTGGCCCACCGGCGACCTCGTGCTCAGGAAGCGCATGGCCTGCCTGGGCATCCCCGACGACCACATCGAGCGGTGGCGGCCCTGGCGGGCCTACGCCGCCCTGCACCTTTGGAGCTCATCATGA
- a CDS encoding MarR family winged helix-turn-helix transcriptional regulator, whose translation MPLADDAVEARAQGWRTLAALHAKIEDRLEKALQKEHSLSVSEYTVLDVLARQDGWHMRMQQLARAVVLSQSATTRLVTRLENRGLLRRYLCEDDRRGIYSEVTQAGFELLERARPTHDGVLKEVLDEAAELPELAPLVAVVRA comes from the coding sequence ATGCCCCTAGCCGATGACGCCGTGGAGGCGCGCGCCCAGGGCTGGCGCACCCTCGCGGCGCTGCACGCGAAAATCGAGGACAGGCTGGAGAAAGCACTCCAGAAGGAGCACTCGCTCAGTGTGAGCGAATACACAGTGCTGGACGTGCTGGCCCGCCAGGACGGCTGGCACATGCGGATGCAGCAGCTCGCCAGGGCCGTCGTGCTCAGCCAGAGCGCCACGACCAGGCTGGTGACCCGCCTGGAGAACCGCGGCCTGCTCAGGCGCTACCTGTGCGAGGACGACCGGCGCGGGATCTACTCGGAGGTCACGCAGGCCGGGTTCGAGCTGCTGGAGCGGGCCCGTCCCACGCACGACGGCGTGCTGAAGGAAGTGCTCGACGAGGCGGCGGAGCTGCCCGAGCTGGCCCCGCTGGTGGCGGTGGTCCGGGCCTGA
- a CDS encoding TadE family protein, with product MATRKGDERGATVIELALLMPVILAVALLIVQVALWFHARQVAEAAAQEGARVARAAPFDSGDWPGQATTKATDIIRAVGPKLLQGATATTSEKEPDERFVTVTGSAVQVIPLLPELTFTITATAGGPVECFRPDNGGGDCS from the coding sequence GTGGCAACCCGTAAAGGGGACGAGCGGGGCGCGACGGTGATCGAGCTGGCCCTCCTCATGCCGGTCATCCTGGCGGTCGCGCTGCTCATCGTGCAGGTCGCGCTCTGGTTCCACGCCCGCCAGGTCGCGGAGGCCGCCGCCCAGGAGGGCGCGCGGGTGGCCAGGGCGGCGCCGTTCGACTCCGGCGACTGGCCGGGCCAGGCCACCACGAAGGCCACCGACATCATCCGGGCCGTCGGCCCGAAGCTGCTCCAGGGCGCCACGGCCACGACGTCCGAGAAGGAGCCGGACGAGCGCTTCGTCACCGTGACCGGCAGCGCCGTACAGGTCATCCCGCTGCTGCCCGAGCTGACGTTCACGATCACCGCCACCGCGGGCGGGCCGGTCGAGTGCTTCCGCCCGGACAACGGCGGCGGGGACTGCTCGTGA
- a CDS encoding MFS transporter, translating to MPLALFALAISAFGIGTTEFIINGLLPEVAADFHVTIPAAGLLVSGYALGVAVGGPPLTMLGGRLSRKTMLLSLMVLFIAGNLLSALAPSYAVLMTGRFLSAFAHGAYFGVGSVVAAGLVAPQKRASAIAMMFTGLTLANVLGVPLGTWIGQAFGWRATFWVVVAIGVAGLAGVLALVPRQPRPTGSVVRELATFRKAGVWLALGMTVFGFAPVFAVITFIAPVMTGVGGFSPGAVPVVMALFGVGLVAGNLIGGKLADRAVMPSIYGSVALLTLLAVAVALVSGNQVAFVITITLFGVAAFATVPPLQTRVLDAAAGAPTLASAANIGAFNLGNAIGSFAAGLTIDAGFGYTAPAWTAALLGLAGLAVAGAAGLQARRLVPAT from the coding sequence ATGCCTCTCGCCCTGTTCGCCCTCGCGATCAGCGCCTTCGGCATCGGGACCACGGAGTTCATCATCAACGGGCTGCTGCCCGAGGTGGCGGCCGACTTCCACGTGACCATCCCGGCCGCCGGCCTGCTCGTGTCCGGCTACGCCCTGGGCGTGGCGGTCGGCGGGCCGCCGCTCACCATGCTCGGCGGGCGCCTGTCGCGCAAGACCATGCTGCTGTCGCTGATGGTGCTGTTCATCGCCGGGAACCTGCTGTCGGCGCTGGCGCCCTCGTACGCGGTGCTGATGACCGGCCGGTTCCTGTCGGCCTTCGCCCACGGGGCGTACTTCGGGGTCGGTTCCGTGGTGGCCGCCGGCCTGGTGGCGCCGCAGAAGCGGGCCAGCGCCATCGCCATGATGTTCACCGGCCTCACGCTCGCCAACGTCCTGGGCGTGCCCCTGGGCACCTGGATCGGCCAGGCGTTCGGCTGGCGGGCCACGTTCTGGGTCGTGGTGGCGATCGGCGTGGCCGGGCTCGCCGGCGTCCTCGCCCTCGTCCCGCGGCAGCCGCGCCCGACCGGGAGCGTCGTGCGGGAGCTGGCGACGTTCCGCAAGGCCGGCGTCTGGTTGGCCCTCGGGATGACCGTCTTCGGCTTCGCCCCGGTCTTCGCCGTCATCACGTTCATCGCGCCCGTCATGACCGGCGTGGGCGGCTTCTCGCCCGGCGCCGTGCCCGTGGTCATGGCCCTGTTCGGGGTCGGCCTCGTGGCGGGCAACCTGATCGGCGGCAAGCTGGCCGACCGGGCGGTCATGCCCAGCATCTACGGCTCGGTCGCCCTGCTCACCCTGCTGGCCGTGGCGGTGGCCCTGGTGTCGGGCAACCAGGTGGCCTTCGTGATCACCATCACGCTGTTCGGGGTGGCCGCCTTCGCCACGGTCCCGCCCCTGCAGACCCGCGTCCTGGACGCCGCCGCCGGCGCCCCCACGCTCGCCTCCGCGGCCAACATCGGGGCCTTCAACCTGGGCAACGCGATCGGCTCCTTCGCGGCCGGCCTCACCATCGACGCCGGCTTCGGCTACACCGCCCCCGCCTGGACCGCGGCCCTGCTGGGCCTGGCGGGGCTGGCCGTGGCGGGAGCGGCGGGCCTCCAGGCCCGCCGCCTGGTGCCGGCCACCTAG
- a CDS encoding type II secretion system F family protein produces the protein MVEGALGGAVLGLGLFVLLRALFPARPGLVARLLALDAVREDTGGPSIQLLLPEEEVSAFRRGLGARLARLYAARGWEVRSIKADLALLGRSFEAFLAGKVLLAASGLLAFPLLLGWLVLMEWGTSLAIPFWAAVLVALLFFFLPDLQVRKDAAARRRDFRHVVGAFLDLVSMNLAGGRGVPEALMMAVSVSGEQPNWAMGRIRDALSGARIVGITPWQALGQLGEEINVDELRDLSAALGLVADDGAKVRASLTARAATLRRRELAEIEGRAGERSQSMLVAQLLLCAGFVIFLSFPAAMKMLGS, from the coding sequence ATGGTTGAGGGCGCGCTCGGTGGAGCCGTATTAGGGCTCGGCCTGTTCGTGCTGCTGCGGGCGCTCTTCCCGGCCCGCCCGGGGCTGGTGGCGCGGCTGCTCGCGCTCGACGCCGTGCGCGAGGACACGGGCGGCCCGAGCATCCAGCTCCTGCTGCCCGAGGAGGAGGTCAGCGCGTTCCGCCGCGGCCTGGGCGCCCGCCTGGCCCGCCTGTACGCGGCCCGCGGCTGGGAGGTCAGGTCGATCAAGGCGGACCTGGCGCTGCTCGGCCGCTCGTTCGAGGCGTTCCTGGCCGGCAAGGTGCTGCTGGCGGCCAGCGGTCTGCTCGCCTTCCCGCTGCTGCTCGGCTGGCTGGTGCTCATGGAGTGGGGCACCTCGCTCGCCATCCCGTTCTGGGCCGCCGTGCTCGTCGCGCTGCTGTTCTTCTTCCTGCCCGACCTCCAGGTACGCAAGGACGCGGCGGCCAGGCGGCGCGACTTCCGCCATGTGGTCGGCGCGTTCCTGGACCTCGTCTCCATGAACCTGGCCGGCGGCCGCGGCGTCCCCGAGGCCCTGATGATGGCCGTCTCGGTCAGCGGTGAGCAGCCCAACTGGGCGATGGGCCGCATCCGCGACGCGCTCAGCGGCGCCAGGATCGTCGGCATCACCCCGTGGCAGGCGCTCGGCCAGCTCGGCGAGGAGATCAACGTCGACGAGCTGCGCGACCTGTCCGCCGCGCTCGGCCTGGTGGCCGACGACGGCGCCAAAGTACGCGCGTCGCTGACGGCGAGGGCCGCGACGCTGCGCCGGCGCGAGCTGGCGGAGATCGAGGGCAGGGCCGGCGAGCGGTCGCAGTCGATGCTCGTGGCCCAGCTGCTGCTCTGCGCCGGTTTCGTGATCTTTCTCAGTTTTCCCGCCGCTATGAAGATGTTGGGGTCCTGA
- a CDS encoding BTAD domain-containing putative transcriptional regulator, with translation MPTREPARPHGRHTPVRAKARRSAADVLAGIGSLIVLVALVGGVPYALLTFVGPPIAPELLDLDLLTSRVGPSTVMAVLVLLVWLAWFQLFVCVLVEVYAGVRRVGMPARVPLSGGTQALANKLVGAVLLLFTAGAMVVPLAKLAPTPAATPVTAVAYSAPIVEKTTLDTHKTKKVYVVQPPHGRHHESLWEIAEKCLGDGRRYPEIYRLNQAKEQPDGSRLRMADLIRPGWVLDMPDDARHAHVVPVDQPREQTLREHPGRASINRDADRHADSKTGHAEKKVEAKHRQPDQQQQPDRPQATIRQSQTTDLTDYLATASLAAAGLLVVLARRRREQLWRRVFGRRIARPRDDAAQAEVALRLGGDAPGARILDIGLRLLGAELAAQNRTPPTVYGAHLSARTLDLWIHPPEGDAPAPWTAQDGGQVWRLPAHEGRLLEEQAGGAPYPGLVSIGTDASGRVLIDLEAAQGLINVRGPQTTAALAALAVELATNRWSDRMRITLVGFGEELTAIAPDRIRAVGGLAEVLPELEAIAAPRREVLTGRITGSPHDAHYLLSAVAPTHEEARRLALLARRDTAGYVLAGEVPHATWTLEIGDDGRARIAELGFDVQAQLLPRRHYQALIDLFRTASQVDGEAVSEAEPLAGLHPPAVEIRMLGPIEVIGLRPLEEGRLALAAELLVYLATHPGGVHPSVLGGVLWPRGVQDMVRDATIARVAEWLGPEHLHTDEAGRISLGPEVRTDWALFRELVRRSHGDPTARAVLLEKALGLVRGPLLSGRQQGRYAWLAAEDLEYDVAAEVADAAHQLCELRLAHGQPDAAVAAVRAALLLAVDDEGLWRDLLRATHATEDTVRLRAVVEGLTRRAASHPYGGGMAPETEALIEELLPTWRIHVVRESSA, from the coding sequence ATGCCGACGCGAGAGCCCGCGCGCCCACACGGACGTCACACGCCCGTGCGCGCCAAGGCCAGGCGCAGCGCCGCAGACGTGCTCGCCGGCATCGGATCGCTGATCGTGCTGGTCGCGCTCGTGGGCGGGGTGCCGTACGCGCTGCTCACGTTCGTGGGGCCGCCGATCGCGCCCGAGCTGCTCGACCTCGACCTGCTCACCAGCCGCGTCGGCCCGAGCACCGTCATGGCCGTGCTGGTGCTGCTGGTGTGGCTGGCCTGGTTCCAGCTGTTCGTGTGCGTGCTGGTCGAGGTGTACGCGGGCGTGCGCAGGGTCGGCATGCCGGCCCGCGTGCCGCTCTCCGGAGGCACGCAGGCGCTGGCCAACAAGCTCGTCGGCGCGGTGCTGCTGCTGTTCACGGCGGGTGCGATGGTCGTGCCGCTGGCCAAGCTGGCGCCCACGCCGGCCGCCACGCCCGTGACGGCGGTCGCGTACTCCGCGCCGATAGTCGAGAAGACGACCCTCGACACGCACAAGACCAAGAAGGTGTACGTGGTGCAGCCCCCGCACGGCCGCCACCACGAGAGCCTGTGGGAGATCGCCGAGAAGTGCCTCGGCGACGGCCGCCGATATCCCGAAATTTACCGACTTAATCAGGCGAAGGAGCAGCCGGACGGCTCCCGCCTGCGCATGGCCGACCTGATCAGGCCCGGCTGGGTGCTCGACATGCCGGACGACGCCCGGCACGCCCACGTCGTCCCCGTCGACCAGCCCCGCGAGCAGACCCTCCGCGAGCACCCGGGCAGGGCCTCCATAAACCGGGACGCGGACCGGCACGCCGACTCGAAGACCGGCCACGCCGAGAAGAAGGTCGAGGCCAAGCACCGCCAGCCGGATCAGCAGCAGCAGCCCGACCGGCCGCAGGCCACCATCCGGCAGAGCCAGACGACCGACCTGACCGACTACCTCGCCACCGCCTCGCTGGCCGCCGCGGGCCTGCTGGTGGTGCTGGCCAGGCGGCGCCGCGAGCAGCTCTGGCGCAGGGTGTTCGGCCGCCGGATCGCCCGCCCGCGCGACGACGCCGCCCAGGCCGAGGTCGCGCTGAGGCTGGGCGGCGACGCGCCGGGCGCCCGCATCCTCGACATCGGCCTGCGGCTGCTCGGCGCCGAGCTGGCCGCCCAGAACCGCACGCCGCCCACCGTGTACGGGGCGCACCTGTCGGCCCGCACCCTCGACCTGTGGATCCACCCGCCGGAAGGCGACGCGCCCGCGCCCTGGACGGCCCAGGACGGCGGCCAGGTGTGGCGGCTGCCCGCCCACGAGGGCCGCCTGCTGGAGGAGCAGGCGGGCGGGGCGCCGTACCCCGGCCTGGTCTCCATCGGCACGGACGCCAGCGGCCGCGTGCTCATCGACCTGGAAGCCGCGCAGGGCCTGATCAACGTGCGCGGCCCGCAGACCACGGCCGCGCTGGCCGCCCTCGCCGTCGAGCTGGCCACCAACCGCTGGTCCGACCGCATGCGCATCACGCTCGTCGGCTTCGGCGAGGAGCTGACCGCCATCGCGCCCGACCGCATCAGGGCCGTGGGCGGCCTGGCCGAGGTGCTGCCCGAGCTGGAGGCGATCGCCGCGCCGCGCAGGGAGGTGCTGACCGGGCGCATCACCGGCAGCCCCCACGACGCCCACTACCTGCTGTCCGCGGTCGCGCCCACGCATGAGGAGGCCCGGCGCCTGGCGCTGCTGGCCCGCCGGGACACCGCCGGCTACGTGCTGGCGGGCGAGGTCCCGCACGCGACCTGGACGCTGGAGATCGGCGACGACGGCCGGGCCAGGATCGCCGAGCTGGGCTTCGACGTGCAGGCCCAGCTCCTGCCCCGCCGCCACTACCAGGCATTGATCGACCTGTTCCGCACGGCCTCGCAGGTCGACGGCGAGGCCGTCTCCGAGGCCGAGCCGCTGGCGGGGCTGCACCCGCCCGCCGTCGAGATCAGGATGCTCGGCCCCATCGAGGTCATCGGCCTGCGGCCCCTGGAGGAGGGCCGGCTGGCGCTGGCCGCGGAACTGCTGGTCTACCTGGCCACGCATCCCGGCGGCGTGCACCCCTCGGTGCTGGGCGGGGTGCTCTGGCCGCGCGGCGTGCAGGACATGGTCAGGGACGCCACGATCGCCAGGGTCGCCGAATGGCTCGGCCCCGAGCACCTGCACACCGACGAGGCCGGCCGGATCAGCCTGGGGCCCGAGGTGCGTACGGACTGGGCGCTGTTCCGCGAGCTCGTACGCCGCTCGCACGGCGACCCCACGGCCCGGGCCGTCCTGCTGGAGAAGGCGCTCGGCCTGGTCAGGGGCCCGCTGCTGAGCGGCCGCCAGCAGGGCAGGTACGCCTGGCTGGCGGCCGAGGACCTGGAGTACGACGTGGCCGCCGAGGTGGCCGACGCCGCCCACCAGCTCTGCGAGCTGCGGCTCGCGCACGGGCAGCCGGACGCCGCGGTGGCCGCCGTACGCGCGGCCCTGCTGCTGGCGGTGGACGACGAGGGCCTCTGGCGCGACCTGCTGCGGGCCACGCACGCCACCGAGGACACCGTGCGGCTGCGCGCCGTCGTCGAGGGACTGACCCGCAGGGCGGCCTCGCACCCGTACGGCGGCGGGATGGCCCCGGAGACCGAGGCGCTGATCGAGGAACTGCTGCCCACGTGGCGCATCCATGTGGTGAGGGAGTCGTCGGCATGA
- a CDS encoding pilus assembly protein TadG-related protein, producing the protein MNERGSMSVFTVLFSVVVFLLAGLLVDGGAAINARLRAADVAEQAARAGADEIDVDHLRSTGQTRLLGEDQVCARADEIVAAQGGEGVTRGECAVGQGQAQVTVSVSARWQAFFLSAIGFPGGEMTGQAVAAPEAR; encoded by the coding sequence ATGAACGAGCGGGGGTCGATGTCGGTGTTCACCGTGTTGTTCTCTGTCGTCGTGTTCCTGCTGGCCGGGCTCCTCGTGGACGGCGGCGCGGCGATCAACGCCCGGCTGCGCGCGGCCGACGTGGCCGAGCAGGCGGCGCGGGCCGGCGCCGACGAGATCGACGTCGACCACCTGCGCTCCACCGGCCAGACCCGGCTGCTCGGCGAGGACCAGGTGTGCGCCAGGGCCGACGAGATCGTCGCCGCGCAGGGCGGCGAGGGCGTGACCCGCGGCGAGTGCGCCGTCGGCCAGGGGCAGGCGCAGGTGACGGTCAGCGTGTCGGCGCGCTGGCAGGCGTTCTTCCTGAGCGCGATCGGCTTCCCCGGCGGGGAGATGACCGGCCAGGCCGTGGCCGCACCCGAAGCGAGATAG